One part of the Bicyclus anynana chromosome 8, ilBicAnyn1.1, whole genome shotgun sequence genome encodes these proteins:
- the LOC112049932 gene encoding uncharacterized protein LOC112049932, whose translation MDLNVNDYIAGLFSKEAVEQPCDDIAPEDLTMRIPEWFDEKQYNKAREFYWSQAFQFSLSMLLGLVAVFAVPSILRVLISSRRSSSSYTAYKRYVSTLLHTLTWFEHDLKPGSVSWNSILTVRTRHIKGGRAAKLKGHGIVSQRDLALTQFGFIGFTVLKPDKFGIRQFEEGDWEAYNHFWRVIGHTIGLEDRYNICRKNFEETREVCQILLDSVYTPCMENVPEYFEHMARSMLDGLWCVNPLVNVEAMLYWTKYLCNVPGYIDTDLDRINLQNRIRKQLKGRSEDIGVDTTELMAEPLIPLPADSPRYLYLHDYDTIEKSPAYKRLTLAARYKLSLNALIIAFHSSYLGRLYLNMVYSIVVFFMKYFPYIAFTRFGVLASYVRPFEEDPTDNEDPKPNSEYYKPQPPLPLYKELLQIIF comes from the exons ATGGATTTAAATg TAAACGACTACATAGCTGGCCTGTTCTCAAAAGAAGCAGTTGAACAGCCATGCGATGACATAGCACCCGAGGATTTAACGATGAGAATACCGGAATGGTTTGACGAAAAACAATATAACAA AGCTCGCGAATTCTACTGGAGCCAAGCTTTTCAGTTCTCATTGTCTATGCTGCTGGGACTGGTGGCAGTGTTCGCGGTGCCGTCCATCCTGCGAGTGCTCATCAGCTCGCGACGCTCCTCCTCCAGCTACACAGCGTACAAGAGATATGTGTCCACTCTTCTGCATACACTGACATGGTTCGAACACGATCTCAAACCGGGGAGTGT GTCGTGGAATTCCATACTAACGGTCCGGACTCGACACATCAAAGGCGGTAGAGCGGCTAAACTAAAAGGACATGGCATTGTCTCCCAACGTGATTTAGCACTTACGCAGTTTGGATTTATTGGTTTTACAGTCTTGAAGCCCGACAAATTCGGCATTAGACAGTTTGAAGAAGGTGATTGGGAAGCGTACAACCACTTCTGGAGAGTTATAGGACATACTATAGGTCTGGAAGACAG GTACAATATATGTAGAAAAAATTTTGAAGAGACGCGTGAAGTCTGTCAAATTCTTTTGGACAGTGTGTATACACCGTGCATGGAGAACGTACCAGAATATTTTGAGCACATGGCACGTTCAATGCTAGATGGCCTGTGGTGCGTAAACCCCCTAGTGAACGTGGAGGCCATGTTGTACTGGACAAAGTATCTTTGTAATGTACCTGGATATATAGATACAGATCTTGATAGGATAAATTTACAAAACAGAATTAGAAAGCAGTTGAAAGGGAGATCAGAGGACATAG gtGTGGACACCACTGAGCTCATGGCGGAGCCATTAATACCTTTGCCAGCGGATTCACCGCGTTACCTTTATTTGCACGATTACGACACGATCGAAAAGTCTCCCGCATACAAACGGCTGACCTTGGCCGCGAGATACAAACTATCCCTTAACGCTTTGATCATCGCTTTCCACAGCTCTTATTTGGGCCGTCTTTACCTTAACATGGTGTATAGCATTGTTGTATTCTTCATGAAGTATTTTCCTTACATCGCGTTTACCAGATTCGGTGTTCTTGCGTCTTACGTCCGGCCTTTTGAAGAAGACCCAACAGATAATGAGGATCCGAAGCCTAATTCTGAATATTATAAACCTCAGCCACCGTTGCCACTTTATAAAGAACTGTTACAAATTATCTTCTAG